The Lactuca sativa cultivar Salinas chromosome 2, Lsat_Salinas_v11, whole genome shotgun sequence genome includes the window atttaagacttgaaaacaccaaaagaatgtgtgtataggagcttacggccgtaagctcccttgcttagggccgtaaactcctcaatggtCCATGTGaagccttaaatccattcatataAGTTATTTTTGGACCTAGCATAAATCTACAAACTGATTTGAGACctttaaacaccctagaacccctcaccatgagtttacggctgtaaaatcatggggagttgtcccagggtcGTAAGCTAagtgtatagagtttactcttgaagagtaaactccattcctaagccatttgagcccttaaatgttacccgtgacaccccaaacacttaaccaaagtgttttccgctccttagagtgtgtatacttgtttaattagtatataatgtactaattgtatgtgaacatatgttatcatatgttaaataggtcactaagtgtgtccaagtctttacttgacaccgagcacccaactggcaccttcgtcggatccacttacaccaggtgagttcatacccctgaatgaaccttttaaatgcttttacatgttttataggggggaatacaagttaaaaatgccagttatcatatcaatcacatgtgattgataacccgcatgcacaaggatttaccacactgttaactgttttaccgagaatgacattgtaaatggttttctaaaaacatagttatttgttcagcttttacttatgatgtttaatcaaagtttcattttaaacttgtttatgaaaggttttcaaaggatttttttaaagattttcaaatttattttacaaaagaataccaagtcgtgattttcttaatatataaaggttttccaaagtttacgTCTATGATTTTATACttctacttggttaagataccaCTGCGTTATTTCTATTTAGTTAAtacttccacttcgtgatacacttatacttgagaacgcctccacttcgtgatacacttatacttgagaacgcctccacttcgtgatacgcttatacttgagaacgcctccacttcgtgatacacttatacttgagaacgtttccacttcgtgatacacttatacctgttaacgcttatacttcacgattcggttattccacactgtttgGTTATACCTCACGAttcgcttatacatcacgattcggttatgcttcacgatatgtttccacttgttacacactcaagcgtagttagatgtatgtctgtgcttgtatagatgcatataagtaatgattgaaggacttaggaaggcttgtccgcaaTATTtcattttcttcgttgagatgtggtctggtgggatcggatgtctgtccgaaggtcgtttgattcattagttatattatgtatacgagcatagccatataggtttactctaatCAGTtcggttatgagtctctacctctagttcagcacttatattggaaacccactacccactatttgggatgcatcttcgggacacggccttctccgtcgtctagttggtaaccagagtctcctgtagggagagaggACATTGtgtctatagatctatacgggattgacacccccgcaccctgactgctagctacagtccacggcctaccaagccaaggggtgacaaatgtcacattttatagatgcttgcagggcgtcaggtactctagtgtcggttagtatggttacgagtatcccaggttaccttataattcatggtcttaaggtaatGGTGTTTCACACTGtactttacactgtatgctgaaaacccactctcagagtcacactgtttttttagaccttgttagctgtatctttcatttgatactgtctggggtctgtattccttgttttagaccttactagttgtgtctttcatttgatactgtctggggtctgtagtctctgtttttagaccttgctagccgtacctttcatttggtatcgtctggggtctatgtctccctttgttagactgagccaggcgtgtcgttcgttcgatactctcctggagtctatgattcctcctGCCTTAgccagcagtcttcactgctgaggcatatgtttttTTCCCTGATCTctcctgctttctttaataaccaaattctgtattttgataatgatagcgattaagggaaactactttttaccacataacaccgtccagtcttggtagaagactgcttttattaaagaaaatataggattttctggaaaagacactaatgtaatggataccctaaaactaccacttttatttaagttatttgaataaaatgacactaaatacttatgaacttaccagcatttgtaaaaatgttgatactcgtttttcaaataacttgtattctcaggtcaacattagacaggtacatccccggagctgttgatgaagatagcttagtaccatgttgtacttattagattttacttgtattactttgatgtattgaaatgtaaaccatgtaaaactattactattaatgcaatgttttgttgtactttgattactataatgcatgtgttgtgatacttgacatgacgtcatccaccccagaatgtttccgccgttccggttttggggtgtgacatattccgTTTCTAACGGTTTCGGTTCCGGTccgattccggttccggtccggttttccggttctaaatctcatccctactgCAAAGGCGACCCGCACTGTGTTAAATCAAACTCAAATCAGTTGCGTTTTGTGGGATTATTGAAGACAAAAAAACATTTTTCGGCATCGAacagtgtttacgaccgtaaacacgtgTACGACCATACACTCGTTTACGACCATGAACCTGTTTATGGTCGTGAACCTGTTTTTGGCCACAaaattatttttcatttaaatcaTTATTTTAAGGCCTTATCAATTGATAACTGAGAAAATGTAATTTTgattgattaaatcattaattttctCACTTGGCTCGTTTGGTGCAAATCAAATGGCAGACTTGAAATTTGCTGAAAACCACATCATTGCTGCTTTCTTATTTGATCCTCCAGCAGCACACCAAGAATTCAAGTCCTTGATTCATGGACTCAAGAGATTTTGTCTTGCACATGCTTCCAGGTCAAGTCCCATCACCTGTCAAGACTTAGTGAAGCAATTCCGGAACAAGGCTTCTCTGCATAAAAGAGAAGATGGTGAAGACACAATGGAATCAGTTATTAATGGAAAGAAGATTGTGGTGTCTGAGCAAACCGTTCGCGAAGTACTGCAAATCAATGATTAGCTCGGGTTTCAAACTAAGATTTCCATGGAACAAACAGAAGAAATTATTGAAAGAATGGGTTATGAAGGAGTGTTTCCTCCTACTGCGAAGAAGTTGTTGCCTCTTTATTGACGATTTTTTGCTCACTGCTTCATAACCTGCATCTCAGGCAGGAGAGTTGGTGCTGATGAGATTTCATTACTGAACACTGGTGCTATTGCTGCTCTTGCCATGGGTCTTGAGTTCAACTTTTCAAGATTCATTCTGAATAAGATGATGAGCAATCTGGAAGCAAAGAGGAAGGACAAGTTTCTAATGTTCTGAAAGTTTCTCCAAATGATTTTTGACAGTAAATATCGGTAGTTGGAAAGAAGAGGAGAAACTTTGGACCTGAAGTCCTTGGGTGCAAATACTTTTGGGTTGATGAAACAAAATTGCAAGGGTACAAAGTTTGTATTCCAAGGAAAGTACCCACTGGAGAAATTTGGTTAATTTGCGAAGATCAATGATGCATCTGAGTCAGAAAGCTTCTCAgttaatgaagaagatgaagatgatgtgagtattgCTTCTGAACATGAAGAAGACCCTGTTCCTCATGTTGCAATGGTTGCTGAGGAACACGTAAAAATGACTGATTTGGAggtcaatgatgatgatgattcaaatgatgatgaggaggaagGTGAAGATGTGATGAATTTGGGGGATGATGTGGTTGGTTttaatgacgatgatgatgatgaattaTTCTTCGTCTTTGAGAAGAATGATGATTTCAGGCCAAGCGATGAGGAACTCCATGAGTTCTTTGATGATGTCCATGATGTTGTACATCCTACAACGGAGACTGGGGGAGTTAGTAGTGTTCTCAAGGTGACACCTCCAACTTTTGATCAGATGGCCGAAACTTAAGCTAATCTAGATACAAATACAAGGATTCCTCCCCTTACAGTTGTTACTCCAACTACTTTTCCATCTGAAAGTGATCTTATTATGACACAAGCCCCCCACCCTCCAATCAAAAGGAGAAGAGTCAATCCAAGGCCGGGAGTGATGATCAGGGAACAAGCTCTACCTGTCCAACAAGCTTCTGCAACTGCTGAACCAACCTAAAAACCCATGAAGAAAGTTAAGTTTTGAAAGAAGGTCCAAGTGTTGCTCGATCTTCTTATGAAGTCGGGAGCTCTTCAGCTCCTGGGGGCTCCTCTCCACCACAACATGCGCATGATGTTGCCTCCAAGAGGCTTCAGGTTGTTGGCCCAACAAGATTCAGATCCTTCACCCTGAGGCAAAGGGATATCTATATGTGAAGGAAGTTTAGGGGGAGCGGAACCATTGATTTCAGAACTTAGAGCAGAGATTGGAATATTCAATTAGAAGATTATCGAGAAGGATGTTTTGATTGTAAATCTCGACTTTAGAGTTTCCGAGCTTGAAGAAGAAAATACTctaaaatcaaaacaaatttCTGCTCTACAGCTCAACCTTGGAGCCTTGACCGCTGGTTACTACGACCTGAAGAACAAACTGATAGCAGCATTTGGCGACAAATTCAAAACAACTGTTGAAGAACCAAGTGCAATCGAGACTTCTCAAAGTGCCCTTGCCAATACACCACAAGAATTATTGACCGATTTGAGATAAAACCTGCTCAAGCCAATCCAATTGTTACTCTCAAACAAGCTTAAAGACAGGTATCTTCACAAAAGAAGGGGAAGTGGCTCTTCATGAAAAACTCAAATCAAAATGTTCATGGAGACTAGCCCCAACTGACTGTGACTGATCTTGGAAAGAAGCGGTATAGAGATAAATATGGTGATCGGTCAGGAATTGTTATGTGGGGGTTTCATGATAGATTAAATTGCTGGCTGGTGAAGCAAAAGAGCGGTAATGTGGAGAACTACAgggaaaaaaatgatttttcttctTTGACAAAGTTGGACCTCACTGAGCTTTCTGAAGCTCCATTCTCCAACCCAGCCAATGATCCTTGCGAAACTAATTTCAAACTCTTCTTGGAAAATCAATTTAGGAGGAAATTTGATGGGATAAACACTGTCGAATGCTTCCTGAAAAGAGCCAAAGGTGTTGTTGACCCTAAGACCAACAAGAACTTCAAGAATGTAATGTGCCCCCTACAAAACAGATGACACAGATTCCAATTGTTAAGAATTTTTGTGATGGATCAATGCGCAATATGGAATAATGGGTTTTTAATGAAGCCACGGCCTCTGCTGTCATCAAATTCCCAGATGGTGTTTTTCACATAGTTGATAAAAGGGATTTGCTACAATTTGGTGAACAGGATATAAACACTTTGGTTCATCATCAAATCGTCTGCAAGCATGAGATTTTTTAGGTTGATGCAACTCTTGGTTTCgtaacttaaaaattaattaaatagttttaattttgaatttttatatttagaaccttgttcttttttaatagttcaaattacacctttatagattttattaaattaattaaatgtttaattaaaagacaaaattaataaatccataatcatatggtttaaatttaattaaattaaaagtctaattcattaatagattaaaccaccaagtattttaaatgtgtaaaatacacccttatagtatataatattaaaagtctaatatattatatgtataagtaaaaggtcagtcttaccattagtagtcctcattcacaaagctagtctataacgggtgtttaaggaagcgacatCTAAAATGACccccattgggtatccactcttacccaccgcacccatGACtaatggagggtcattagccgaacgggtaagataggacaaaaaaatataatgaaatagcaagtaaataaatgttttataaattctcaatcttagttacttaggaaaaatgtgaatttggtgctaatccatgaaattgcacattgtacCTTGTTgctcgttagtggagcgtgtgtggttaaccgacaaactaatatgggactaatgaaggatggtaATGGGTAGCTCATAGTTTTTCatatatcaatggagcgtgtgtggtcaaccgacacattgattagctgataaatgacttcgagagtaccaagataatttgcatggttattcacaccttgtttgtgatcctcgacatcccagtcacaaacttgaagggcatgatcgagattaaacatgtcattgaaaacttcaatgaatcttagaagatctaggagtttcgttTAAAACCTAATTTCGTTTttatggtggaattggtaaatcgtcatttagctACCGACAAATAGTTTGCAATtgcattacgacatccctcttccgaattgtaaattattgtgtcgggtcctagccttaatatttcatttgggtcttTTATTAAGGATTGAAtcgactaacttgaatttcttcccttgtagatgtcttgttctgacaactatggtttaccttatccttttggaaaaagctcacctcatgaagatgatgttccacgtttCGATCGATGAACTAGAAATCATtcttcaattcctccacctcctctaataattctccctgacccacatgtttGTCGACttcaaaagttcaagatcactcaagccctgttggcaagcaaacacgaagatggaaagtctgtatgtgctcacatcttgtagatgaagttacatattgacagtctgggaatgttgggtgttgaTGTCTCGAGGAAGAtggctattgacttggttcttcaatcacttcctaagtcatatagtgagttcatcaATGATTACTATATTATAGATCACGACGtaacccttatcgatcttacctatttgctaattgttgctgaatcaacaatgatttgacaCACTGgtgaagcaaatttgattggaagatcaatcTCCCAAACTTCCAAGGACATTGACAATGACAACATTGGAAGCCCAGGAAGGTTTTCTCTtgccaatggaaagggatcggccaaggtcaaaccgcTTGACCAAATGGCAAAGAGAATGGTCAGTTCTAGAATTGTCTCATGCGTCGATGCAAAAGAAGTCATATGTTTTTACTGCCACTttaagggacattggaagcgaagctgccctgactatctgagagatctaagagatggtaaattcaaaatgtatgactctgcttcaggtaagtcaactatctaactatattaatttcctattcatagattcttaatacattatgtgataagattgcattttcatgttttgtaggatcaaagaaaagaaaggaaacttaaaaaaaaaaaaaaaaaaaagaatgagcTGAGTCTGgttgcgaagagatggattttgatcgcatggttcgttgatCAAATTTTTGAGCCATtgtttaggagttatgatagattgcttaggcatatttagtaacatagttttcatttgtatttgcattgtaaggacaagttttctgcattttataaataaagaaaaattttcattttatcttattttatgtttccttgcaatgacatttgtgataattgttgtatgtatgtttctattaatagcaatgttgaaaatggtttgattcttagttatatcaattgtggtagtgttgttattttctaagtaaggaaagattctcatcgcccaagcttcaattggaaagaaacttggaatcatatgatttgaatcatgtgatgtatgaaaATCTTGGTACTTGGGAAGttgagactaattccttgtttacaTATGTATGTAAGTCAAGTGAAAGATGAAAGGATCTAGCATACATTGATGTGCACTGGTCAGATCCACCAAAAAAGGACAATAaagtctattcgtcatgatttactggaAGTccagtaaatgtggttatgcttacaagattaagtgtaattctgaatcattgaaaaagttttgatgtatagcagaacgaataagaataatcaattaggtagaaagataaaagttttctccaatcagaaaggaaaggagaatactttagtatcatgttttatgatcatcctaaatGATTATaggaccatatcacaattgatcctctaaggacatcttagtccacttgtatggctaagaagaggaatcaggaattaTTGAAATGTTTAAGTcaaaagatgagtcatacttcattccaaaatcaagtcatAGAGTTATACACCAAGATTGTGTCTTGAGTGATATATCGTAAGTAGGTTTCtaacacatcatgaaatgtggagtagaaaagttttcttactcatgcacatttgtaattggtagttgtgatgtcttggataagacaaagaccaactgagaccaattatatgaagtgttttcttggtaagaacccgcactaactcttgaatatttgtttgtcaagaatgtttcttgacaagagaatcttatatgtcaagaggtcagcgGGAGTCTTAacgatcttgaaaagtttcaagaactaaccaagaataaacctattgtttaccactagcacacgacttgaggtttgtaacctatcgtgttgacacattcttgtttctatgccattccagttaagttaactatgcatgtgagttctatgagtcctCATTTGATTGCATAAGACAAAgaaccttgatcagtgaaagtacattgatctgtgtgggtgagctgctcaataacttggaagcaatgataggcccttgtgctaccaaatggcaagaaattaagattgaacaagttcagtccatatgagttcggATTTGACACAAGCCTTGTCTTGTGGTTATGgttatggcaaattcacatggataggaacacatacaccataaaatctaagttatcataaatctgaactttggaaagaaagtcaataagtattgatttctggaagtccaactaatttctaggtacatgtcaaagctagtgggagaataagtgttatgctagtaaaaatgtaattattatgctagtgggagcataattattacattaagtgtttcaagttagcgatgctatttataggaaacaaagttttaaaTTTGCAAGGTTGCAGAGGATGAAAAGTTGTTTCACTATAGAAATTCTAAGCAAGAGGAACTaatacttcatttcgaatctaaaagcttagattgagatttcaaTAGAATCTAGTCATGTATAtacatgaatgttatgttgaaatgatttaacataaggaaattatgtatgtggaaatattatagcagagGACTGGTCAAGTTACAtgtatttatgtaagacattatgaatcgtatcccatatgcttcgggtataggatcgattgcatatgctataatatccgactattctaattttccaaatgcatagggcattgagagggaaaaaggaccagaacCGGTTATAACTAAAATAATTCAACATCTCTCTAATATTGGATCCCTCTAACTCCTTGGTTACAAAAATTGG containing:
- the LOC111913788 gene encoding pheromone-processing carboxypeptidase KEX1-like gives rise to the protein MADLKFAENHIIAAFLFDPPAAHQEFKSLIHGLKRFCLAHASRSSPITCQDLVKQFRNKASLHKREDGEDTMESVINGKKIVVSEQTVREINDASESESFSVNEEDEDDVSIASEHEEDPVPHVAMVAEEHVKMTDLEVNDDDDSNDDEEEGEDVMNLGDDVVGFNDDDDDELFFVFEKNDDFRPSDEELHEFFDDVHDVVHPTTETGGVSSVLKVTPPTFDQMAET